A genomic stretch from Pseudanabaena sp. ABRG5-3 includes:
- a CDS encoding COR domain-containing protein, with the protein MSPSQILELIAKAAREGWEELYLVGEKIEVLPALIGNCKKLKILSLNSNSLSTIPETIIQLKNLQLLYLRNNCLNHIPEGITMLPNLKSLDLRNNIISEVPNYIERLNNLESLYLSYNSLKLISDSIGNLPNLQHLNLSHNYLSVMPESIGGLSNLQHLDLSENKLNEISKEIAKLPRLSNLALDRNPITKPPLEIVEKGIESIREYFKQIETEGIDYLYEAKLLIVGEGGAGKTTLANKIINSDYQLCEEDSTKGIEVLHWSFPRSDSNQFNVNIWDFGGQEIYHSTHQYFLTKRSLYLLVVDTRKEDTDFYYWLNVIELLSDNSPILIIKNEKQNRQREINVNQLRGEFGSFKAVFATNLATNRDLEKILTEAQHQLNQLPHIGQTLPKTWVKVRHALENDPRNYISLNEYLQICKDNGFKERKDALQLSGYLHDLGICLHFQDDEMSPLYQTVILKPKWGTDAAYAVLDNPEVIRNFGRFSNKELAQIWIADEYSGMHSGLLELMKRFQLCYEIPQCKGIYIAPQLLTENQPEYAWDESENLILRYTYDFMPKGLVRQFIVAMHESIEAQNVWRSGVIIHKREYANTRAEVIENYGKREIKIRVSGKNKRDLLTVVTHELDKIHNSYKRLADKYQKLIPCNCNTCGGSQNPHFYPFDTLQEFLSDRQLEIQCQKKPYKMVNVRGLLDDIGDTGENERQIPREKEWQNSNNDKNFIEFKPQINVQPQITIQQQQQQGSTMDNQQQQQSNSDNSQQQQQISQVQKPLSRQNVEAVSPILSQIINMVGIVSVLSVIGGIVAIIYDSKSPSEISMFSQKISTGHVGVAFVFIGIIGMIFSFRKLLNTLSNIANPKSNRPKKRKKPK; encoded by the coding sequence ATGTCTCCATCACAAATACTAGAACTTATTGCAAAAGCGGCGCGGGAAGGTTGGGAAGAACTCTATCTGGTGGGCGAGAAGATTGAAGTATTGCCAGCATTGATAGGAAATTGCAAAAAACTCAAGATATTAAGTTTAAATTCCAATAGTCTTAGTACAATCCCTGAAACGATAATACAATTAAAAAATCTCCAATTACTATACCTAAGAAATAATTGTCTTAACCACATCCCAGAAGGAATTACAATGCTTCCTAATCTTAAATCTCTTGATCTAAGAAATAACATTATCAGTGAAGTTCCTAACTATATTGAACGATTAAACAATCTCGAATCGCTTTACTTAAGCTATAACAGTCTCAAACTAATATCAGACTCAATTGGCAATCTGCCTAACCTCCAACATCTTAACCTAAGTCATAACTATCTGAGTGTGATGCCAGAATCTATTGGGGGACTATCTAATCTTCAACATCTTGACCTGAGTGAAAACAAACTCAATGAAATTTCAAAGGAGATCGCCAAATTACCGAGGCTATCTAATCTAGCACTAGATAGAAATCCGATCACAAAACCTCCTTTAGAAATAGTTGAAAAAGGCATCGAATCTATTCGTGAATATTTCAAACAAATAGAAACCGAAGGAATAGACTACCTCTACGAAGCAAAACTCCTGATTGTTGGCGAAGGCGGTGCAGGCAAAACCACCCTTGCTAACAAAATCATTAATTCCGATTATCAACTCTGCGAAGAAGACAGCACCAAAGGCATCGAAGTCTTACATTGGTCATTTCCCCGCAGCGACAGCAATCAATTCAACGTCAATATCTGGGACTTCGGCGGACAGGAAATCTATCACTCCACCCATCAATATTTCCTCACCAAACGCTCCCTCTATCTCCTCGTTGTCGATACTCGCAAAGAAGATACCGACTTTTACTACTGGCTCAACGTCATCGAACTCCTCAGCGACAACAGCCCGATTTTGATTATCAAAAATGAAAAACAAAACCGTCAGAGAGAAATTAATGTCAACCAATTGCGTGGAGAATTTGGCAGTTTTAAAGCAGTCTTTGCCACCAATCTCGCCACCAATCGCGATTTAGAAAAAATCCTGACCGAAGCCCAACATCAACTCAACCAACTCCCCCACATCGGTCAAACCCTCCCCAAAACATGGGTCAAAGTCCGCCATGCCCTAGAGAACGATCCGCGCAACTACATCAGCCTCAATGAATATCTGCAAATCTGCAAGGACAACGGTTTTAAAGAACGCAAAGACGCATTACAACTTAGCGGCTATCTCCATGACCTCGGCATCTGTCTGCATTTCCAAGACGATGAAATGTCACCCCTCTATCAAACCGTCATCCTCAAACCAAAATGGGGAACCGATGCTGCCTATGCCGTTCTCGACAATCCCGAAGTAATCCGTAACTTTGGACGCTTCAGTAACAAAGAACTTGCCCAAATCTGGATCGCTGACGAATATTCAGGAATGCATAGCGGCTTACTGGAATTAATGAAAAGGTTCCAACTCTGCTATGAAATCCCTCAGTGCAAGGGTATCTACATCGCCCCCCAACTCCTCACCGAAAACCAACCCGAATACGCTTGGGATGAATCCGAAAACCTGATCCTCCGCTATACCTATGACTTCATGCCCAAGGGTCTGGTGCGTCAGTTCATCGTCGCCATGCACGAAAGCATCGAAGCCCAAAATGTCTGGCGTAGTGGCGTAATCATCCATAAACGCGAATATGCCAACACCCGCGCCGAAGTCATCGAAAACTACGGCAAACGCGAAATCAAGATCCGCGTCTCTGGCAAAAACAAGCGCGATCTATTAACAGTAGTCACCCACGAACTCGACAAAATCCACAACTCCTACAAACGCCTCGCCGACAAATACCAAAAGCTCATCCCCTGCAACTGCAACACCTGCGGAGGTAGTCAAAATCCCCATTTTTACCCTTTCGATACCCTTCAAGAATTTTTGAGCGATCGCCAACTAGAAATCCAATGTCAAAAGAAACCTTACAAGATGGTCAATGTTCGTGGACTATTAGATGATATTGGAGATACGGGAGAAAATGAGAGGCAAATTCCAAGAGAAAAAGAATGGCAAAATTCAAATAATGACAAAAACTTTATCGAATTTAAGCCGCAAATTAATGTTCAACCTCAAATCACTATTCAACAACAGCAGCAACAAGGCAGCACAATGGATAACCAACAGCAACAACAAAGCAACTCAGATAATTCTCAACAACAGCAACAGATCAGTCAAGTTCAAAAACCTCTAAGCAGACAAAACGTTGAAGCTGTTTCGCCAATCCTATCGCAAATAATTAACATGGTTGGCATAGTATCCGTCCTATCTGTTATTGGTGGAATTGTTGCAATTATTTACGACTCAAAATCGCCTTCCGAAATATCGATGTTTAGTCAAAAAATCTCCACAGGTCATGTCGGCGTAGCCTTTGTCTTTATTGGCATTATCGGCATGATTTTCTCCTTTAGAAAACTATTGAATACTCTCTCCAATATCGCCAATCCTAAGAGTAATCGCCCTAAGAAGAGAAAGAAGCCTAAGTAA
- a CDS encoding phage tail sheath family protein, with the protein MALDYFAPGVYVEEVDKGSRPIEGISLSVAGFIGFTEDVRGDAELFKPMMVTSWDQYREYFAAPGSDGFTDFDAYLPFAVSGWFVNGGGRCWVTSIGTQLPGSTPPPPEATALKIGTSNNKPALMFNIKPADASESQLALPASGDRLKVVIQESTPKPLPDDAPADAEPPLNTGEFFNVLVVRGGQELERFEHVSMNPQIATDVADYVVTAIADSEYVTIADISTSGQPLSRRPANGAYEIAPPPYISTVDRFARDLLGQRDERTGIQGMFEIDETAMIACPDLMRVYEAGLIDIDQVHGVMEMMLSLCENAFPGPAFRMAVIDPPPIKPSKGMEAVPPDRQKPQDVAQWLSMFNRRSMFGALYYPWIKVANPRKGGKPSYVPPSGHIMGLWCRTDQSRGIFKAPANDTPRGVLGLAYETNMREQELLNPLGINCIRNFASYNRGFKVWGARTLVEPDNIQWRYISVRRLISYIEKSIEIGTQWVVFEPNDTDLWARVTRTVSNFLEGLWRNGALFGGASSEAFYVKCDGTLNTNETMMMGRLFIEVGICPVRPAEFVIFRVSQWSPNS; encoded by the coding sequence ATGGCACTAGACTACTTCGCCCCGGGCGTATACGTCGAAGAGGTTGATAAAGGCAGTCGTCCGATTGAAGGGATCAGCCTGAGTGTGGCGGGATTTATTGGATTTACAGAAGATGTGCGTGGTGATGCAGAACTATTCAAACCGATGATGGTGACATCATGGGATCAATATCGGGAATATTTCGCCGCCCCCGGTTCTGACGGATTTACTGACTTTGATGCTTACTTGCCCTTTGCTGTTAGTGGCTGGTTCGTCAATGGGGGTGGACGCTGCTGGGTAACAAGCATCGGTACTCAATTACCAGGCTCAACACCTCCACCTCCCGAAGCAACCGCTTTAAAGATCGGCACATCTAACAATAAGCCTGCGCTGATGTTTAACATCAAGCCTGCCGATGCCTCCGAAAGTCAATTAGCTCTTCCCGCCTCAGGCGATCGCCTTAAAGTCGTCATCCAAGAAAGTACTCCTAAGCCCTTACCCGATGACGCTCCTGCCGATGCCGAGCCACCATTAAATACAGGGGAATTTTTTAATGTGTTGGTTGTTCGTGGCGGACAAGAACTCGAAAGATTCGAGCATGTCTCCATGAATCCCCAGATTGCGACCGATGTTGCTGACTATGTCGTAACAGCGATCGCTGATTCCGAATATGTCACCATCGCCGACATCTCCACCAGTGGACAGCCCCTCTCCCGCCGTCCTGCCAATGGAGCCTACGAAATCGCCCCACCTCCTTACATCTCCACAGTAGATCGCTTCGCCCGTGATCTGCTAGGACAGAGGGACGAGCGCACAGGCATCCAAGGCATGTTTGAAATCGACGAAACAGCGATGATTGCCTGTCCTGACCTCATGCGTGTCTACGAAGCAGGATTGATTGATATCGATCAAGTGCATGGTGTCATGGAAATGATGCTTAGCCTCTGCGAAAACGCTTTCCCCGGCCCTGCTTTCCGCATGGCAGTGATCGATCCACCACCGATCAAACCCTCTAAGGGCATGGAAGCCGTGCCTCCCGATCGCCAAAAGCCCCAAGACGTAGCTCAATGGTTGAGCATGTTCAACCGTCGCTCGATGTTTGGCGCACTCTACTATCCTTGGATCAAGGTCGCCAACCCCCGCAAAGGTGGCAAGCCCTCCTACGTTCCTCCCAGTGGTCACATCATGGGACTATGGTGTCGCACTGACCAATCTCGCGGCATCTTCAAAGCTCCTGCCAATGACACCCCCAGAGGCGTACTCGGTTTAGCCTATGAAACCAACATGCGCGAACAAGAGCTACTCAACCCCCTTGGCATCAACTGTATCCGCAACTTTGCTAGCTACAATCGTGGCTTCAAGGTTTGGGGCGCACGTACCCTCGTTGAACCAGACAATATTCAATGGCGCTATATCAGCGTTCGCCGCTTGATTAGCTACATCGAGAAATCGATTGAAATTGGCACACAATGGGTTGTCTTTGAACCCAATGACACCGATCTCTGGGCAAGAGTCACCCGCACCGTCAGCAACTTCCTTGAAGGACTGTGGCGCAACGGTGCATTGTTTGGTGGTGCGTCTTCGGAAGCGTTTTATGTTAAATGTGACGGGACTCTCAATACAAACGAAACCATGATGATGGGTCGTTTATTTATTGAAGTCGGTATTTGCCCTGTCCGTCCTGCGGAATTTGTAATCTTCCGCGTCAGTCAGTGGTCGCCTAATAGTTAA
- a CDS encoding phage tail protein: MANGEILACSKYYWEIDGLTDLAVKKISGIGSTLQTAGTDKSYGVSKGGKSVIQATVTGVSNAKITVEFVATAEDKRLYQWFVDSHSQVSVGGGSQTKGQRKTCSLTVYNQGGEEAARWNLTGVMPSSYKSTKLEAGSEGLSSETVEFVYESLHRIK, encoded by the coding sequence ATGGCGAATGGTGAGATTTTAGCTTGTTCCAAGTATTACTGGGAAATTGACGGTCTTACAGACTTGGCTGTCAAAAAAATCAGTGGTATTGGCTCCACTCTACAAACCGCTGGAACAGACAAATCTTATGGAGTGAGTAAAGGAGGCAAGTCTGTTATCCAAGCCACAGTAACAGGTGTCAGCAATGCGAAGATTACTGTTGAGTTCGTCGCAACTGCTGAAGATAAGAGACTCTATCAATGGTTTGTAGATTCGCATTCTCAAGTCAGTGTTGGTGGTGGCTCGCAGACTAAAGGTCAAAGGAAAACATGTTCTTTAACCGTTTATAATCAAGGCGGGGAAGAAGCTGCAAGATGGAATCTAACGGGTGTGATGCCTTCAAGCTACAAGAGTACGAAATTAGAAGCTGGTAGTGAAGGATTGTCAAGTGAGACAGTTGAATTTGTATATGAATCTTTACACCGTATAAAATAG
- a CDS encoding plasmid pRiA4b ORF-3 family protein, which produces MPRSIFQLKITLEDIRPPIWRRVLVASTMKLDELHLVIQAIMPWQNYHLHSFESSEASYMPSMPDNDLFDFGTPSKDEAKFKVSQVLTHEKSWIRYIYDMGDGWQHKIVLEKILAPDPKLKYPICIKGKRACPPEDCGGAWGYMDLLEILADPSHPDYAEMMEYHEEGIDAEAFDLAEINESLSNYKLGQLDFS; this is translated from the coding sequence ATGCCCCGATCAATATTTCAACTAAAAATTACTTTAGAAGATATTCGCCCTCCGATTTGGCGCAGGGTGTTAGTCGCAAGTACGATGAAGTTAGATGAGCTACATCTGGTAATTCAAGCAATCATGCCTTGGCAAAATTACCATCTACACAGTTTTGAAAGTAGTGAAGCTAGTTATATGCCATCAATGCCCGATAACGATTTGTTTGATTTTGGAACACCTTCCAAGGATGAGGCAAAATTTAAAGTTAGTCAGGTGTTGACCCATGAGAAAAGTTGGATCAGGTATATCTATGACATGGGTGATGGTTGGCAACATAAAATTGTTTTAGAGAAGATCTTAGCTCCCGATCCAAAACTTAAGTATCCTATTTGCATTAAGGGGAAACGAGCTTGTCCTCCAGAAGATTGTGGTGGAGCATGGGGCTATATGGATCTGTTAGAAATTTTGGCAGATCCTAGTCATCCAGATTATGCCGAAATGATGGAATATCACGAGGAAGGCATTGATGCTGAGGCTTTTGATTTGGCTGAAATTAATGAAAGTCTATCTAATTACAAACTGGGGCAATTGGATTTTTCTTGA
- a CDS encoding pentapeptide repeat-containing protein → MGIGKGSIKTAIKEAIAISTIIAITTATSVLAANQSHVDQLVKTKECSECDLPDARLAGADLIGANVRDADLRKADLRGAKLDGAKFMRSNMLGADLRFALLSGADFLNTNLLEAKLEGANLFRANLKYANLERANLSQSSLKNADLQFAKLNGAKIDNANLERANLGLAELEKADFTNSRLKRANLRRANFSEVNLTRANLEGASLEGTTFAGANLFHTDLRSSKIDSDTFFDPKWFLVWKVVNQRLDGQTLVAADLSGGNFEKANLAGINMEDVNFTQAYLFITNLRRSNLARVKFNEANLRYADLMKANLTEADFAGAQLSDANLEGANLRLANLRESIINEETVLDRKWRIVWDIVNRGGEDRNLRGEDLAGANLRLARLRGARLLDANLSQSDLRGADFVGANLQRANLSGANLTGANLRGAVLQGANFCGATMPDGTVEKCK, encoded by the coding sequence ATGGGTATAGGCAAAGGGTCGATCAAAACAGCGATCAAAGAGGCGATCGCTATTTCCACAATCATCGCCATCACTACGGCAACCTCAGTACTAGCGGCAAATCAAAGCCATGTCGATCAACTGGTTAAAACCAAGGAATGCTCAGAGTGCGATCTTCCTGATGCCAGACTTGCGGGGGCAGATTTGATCGGTGCTAATGTTAGGGATGCCGATCTTCGTAAAGCCGATCTGCGTGGAGCAAAGCTCGATGGGGCAAAATTTATGCGATCGAATATGCTGGGGGCAGATCTCCGCTTTGCACTGCTATCGGGAGCCGATTTTTTAAATACCAATTTACTCGAAGCGAAACTCGAAGGGGCAAATCTATTTCGAGCCAACTTGAAATATGCCAATCTCGAACGCGCAAACCTCAGTCAGTCTTCCTTAAAAAATGCCGATCTCCAATTTGCCAAGTTGAATGGAGCGAAAATCGATAATGCTAATCTTGAACGTGCAAATCTAGGACTGGCAGAATTAGAAAAAGCCGACTTCACCAACTCCCGTTTAAAAAGAGCAAATTTACGCCGTGCTAACTTTAGCGAAGTGAATCTCACCAGAGCCAATCTAGAGGGGGCAAGTCTAGAAGGAACTACCTTTGCGGGGGCAAATTTATTTCATACTGATTTGCGATCGAGCAAAATTGATAGTGATACTTTCTTTGATCCAAAATGGTTTCTCGTCTGGAAAGTCGTGAATCAACGTCTCGATGGTCAAACCCTTGTGGCGGCAGATTTATCAGGCGGAAACTTTGAGAAAGCGAATCTGGCTGGTATCAATATGGAAGATGTGAACTTCACCCAAGCCTATCTCTTTATCACTAATCTCCGCCGTAGCAATCTTGCCCGTGTCAAGTTCAATGAAGCAAATTTACGCTATGCCGATTTGATGAAAGCGAATCTCACGGAAGCAGATTTTGCGGGGGCGCAGTTGTCCGATGCTAATTTGGAAGGAGCGAATCTCCGCCTTGCGAATCTGCGAGAAAGCATCATTAATGAGGAGACAGTACTTGATCGCAAGTGGCGGATTGTCTGGGATATCGTCAATCGTGGTGGCGAAGATCGCAATCTTAGGGGTGAAGATCTGGCGGGAGCCAATTTACGTTTGGCGCGTTTGCGAGGGGCGCGACTATTGGATGCAAATCTCAGTCAGTCTGATCTGCGGGGTGCGGATTTTGTCGGGGCAAACTTACAACGGGCTAATCTCTCAGGTGCGAATCTGACGGGTGCGAATTTGCGGGGTGCGGTGTTGCAGGGTGCAAATTTTTGTGGAGCGACAATGCCCGATGGAACTGTAGAAAAATGTAAGTAA
- a CDS encoding DUF433 domain-containing protein: MTIVINNHIEITQGICGGKPRIAGHRIRVEDIAIWHERMGLSADEIVSQYPTITLSDVYSALAYYHDHFQEIRQQIAEDEAFAIEMKAKTPSLLQQKLKERYGRIN, encoded by the coding sequence ATGACAATAGTAATTAATAACCATATTGAGATTACTCAAGGTATTTGTGGTGGTAAGCCTCGGATTGCTGGACATCGGATTAGGGTTGAGGATATTGCGATTTGGCATGAACGGATGGGTTTGTCTGCTGATGAAATAGTCTCTCAATATCCAACTATCACGCTGTCGGATGTTTATTCTGCGTTGGCTTACTATCACGATCATTTCCAAGAAATTAGGCAACAAATCGCTGAAGATGAGGCTTTTGCGATAGAAATGAAGGCTAAAACGCCCTCTCTTTTGCAACAAAAGTTGAAGGAGCGTTATGGCAGAATCAATTAA
- a CDS encoding ATP-binding protein, translating to MTISSLAAVSNFSETDLPKLSQRDLFAAIAKIRHALEQKIAEHKGETAVPAPIAPINSPLGASYLHKLCENFSLSAFECDLLILCAGMEFDTLWGSRCAAIASDPKQNYPTFSLAMSVLEHPDWSALSPAAPLRRWQLVEIGAGNALTASPLRLNERILHYLMGEQHLDERLLSLLTPINANSVTIDSQQQIVDQAIATWVNTSNQNNVLDDSELLPVLQLCGEDVSSKIAIAADICHKLNLTLYKIPANILPQDLSNLQLITLLCDREYILNDIAVLLDCDRDEAPNPNQDMAISYLIENLKCPMLISSQSRRRQHQRTIITFEVRSPSVHEQQTLWEEALSDLDDDLASSLNGSITKLVSYFNLSPTHIYNAALKAKSLHQQETEHSFEYSLWNACRSQSRPRLDELAQGVETTATWEDLILPSKEKFVLHDIAAHVRQRLTVYETWGFAGRSRRGLGISALFAGSSGTGKTMAAEVLGNELQLDVYRIDLSSVIDKYIGETEKNLKRIFDAAEGGGVILLFDEADALFGKRTEVKDSHDRHANVGVSYLLQRMEAYRGLAVLTTNLKNSLDQAFLRRLRFVVQFPFPDAEQRAEIWRRAFPKQTPILDLDYLKLAKLSVAGGNIRNIALNSAFIAADHHEPVQMKHILQAAKIEYIKLEKPMMDTEVKGWV from the coding sequence ATGACGATCTCATCACTAGCTGCTGTGAGCAACTTTTCTGAAACTGATTTGCCGAAGCTCAGTCAACGCGATCTATTTGCGGCGATCGCGAAAATCCGTCATGCCTTAGAGCAGAAAATTGCTGAACATAAAGGGGAAACTGCTGTACCTGCTCCGATTGCACCCATAAATTCTCCATTAGGGGCTAGTTATCTTCATAAACTCTGTGAAAACTTCAGTCTATCTGCATTTGAATGTGATCTATTAATCCTCTGTGCAGGTATGGAATTTGATACGTTATGGGGCAGTCGCTGTGCAGCAATTGCCAGCGATCCGAAGCAAAACTATCCCACCTTTAGCTTAGCGATGTCAGTGCTTGAGCATCCTGATTGGTCGGCACTATCCCCCGCCGCACCACTGCGTCGCTGGCAGTTAGTCGAGATCGGAGCAGGGAATGCGCTCACCGCAAGTCCCTTACGCCTCAATGAAAGAATCTTGCATTACTTGATGGGTGAACAGCACCTCGATGAACGTTTGCTAAGTCTGTTGACTCCGATCAACGCAAACTCTGTCACCATTGATTCCCAGCAACAAATTGTCGATCAGGCGATCGCCACATGGGTCAATACCTCAAATCAGAACAATGTGCTGGATGATTCTGAGCTTCTGCCCGTATTACAGTTATGTGGTGAAGATGTCTCTAGCAAAATAGCGATCGCGGCGGATATTTGCCACAAGCTGAATTTAACTCTCTACAAAATACCTGCAAATATCCTGCCCCAAGATTTAAGCAATCTCCAGTTAATTACATTGCTGTGCGATCGCGAATATATTTTGAATGACATTGCTGTATTACTGGACTGCGATCGCGATGAAGCCCCAAATCCAAATCAGGATATGGCAATTAGCTATCTGATCGAGAATCTCAAATGTCCGATGCTAATTAGCAGTCAATCCCGTCGTCGCCAACATCAACGCACGATCATCACCTTTGAGGTGCGATCGCCTTCTGTGCATGAACAGCAAACTCTCTGGGAAGAAGCCCTCAGCGATCTTGATGATGATCTTGCTAGTTCTCTCAATGGTTCCATTACTAAACTCGTTTCCTATTTCAATCTCTCGCCAACCCATATCTACAATGCAGCGCTCAAGGCGAAGAGTCTACATCAACAGGAAACCGAGCATTCCTTTGAGTATTCTTTATGGAACGCCTGTCGTTCGCAATCTCGTCCGCGACTGGATGAACTAGCCCAAGGTGTAGAAACAACGGCAACTTGGGAAGATCTGATTTTGCCATCGAAAGAAAAATTTGTACTCCATGACATCGCTGCCCATGTGCGCCAACGATTGACCGTCTATGAGACATGGGGCTTTGCGGGGAGGAGTCGTCGCGGCTTAGGGATTAGCGCTCTGTTTGCAGGCTCAAGCGGTACAGGTAAAACGATGGCAGCCGAGGTTTTAGGCAATGAGCTACAGCTTGATGTCTATCGCATTGATTTGAGTTCCGTCATCGATAAGTACATCGGCGAAACGGAGAAAAATCTCAAACGGATTTTTGATGCTGCCGAAGGTGGAGGTGTAATTCTCTTATTTGATGAAGCTGATGCCCTCTTTGGCAAACGCACCGAGGTCAAGGACAGCCACGATCGCCATGCCAATGTCGGCGTAAGTTATCTTTTGCAAAGAATGGAAGCCTATCGCGGACTCGCAGTATTAACCACTAACCTCAAAAATTCCCTCGACCAAGCCTTCCTCAGACGCTTACGCTTTGTGGTGCAATTTCCATTTCCTGATGCGGAGCAACGAGCGGAAATCTGGCGACGTGCCTTTCCGAAACAAACACCAATCCTCGATCTGGACTATCTCAAACTTGCTAAACTTAGTGTGGCGGGTGGTAATATTCGCAATATTGCCCTCAATTCTGCCTTTATTGCGGCGGATCACCATGAACCTGTGCAAATGAAACATATCCTGCAAGCGGCAAAAATTGAATATATTAAACTCGAAAAACCAATGATGGATACGGAAGTAAAAGGATGGGTATAG
- a CDS encoding Uma2 family endonuclease codes for MVTTLEKEQTLSLEAFLSLPETEPASEYAHGIITPKPMPKGKHSIIQFELASAINQQTKPDKFAYALPELRCTFAGRSIVADIAVIRWQNLPRDNDGEISNQFSHPPDWIIEILSPDQSPILVIEKILICLKEGSELGWLIDPATKSIMIFQNGSTQIYFAETEPQQPLPVLTGLETWQITARDIFAWLKV; via the coding sequence ATGGTAACGACGCTAGAAAAAGAACAAACCCTTTCCCTCGAAGCATTTCTCTCCCTTCCCGAAACCGAACCCGCCAGCGAATATGCCCACGGAATTATCACCCCAAAGCCCATGCCCAAAGGAAAACACAGTATTATCCAGTTTGAGCTAGCCTCAGCCATCAATCAGCAAACAAAACCTGACAAATTTGCCTATGCTCTCCCAGAGCTACGCTGTACCTTTGCAGGACGATCCATCGTTGCCGATATCGCAGTAATCCGTTGGCAAAACCTCCCCCGTGACAACGACGGTGAAATTAGTAACCAATTTAGCCATCCCCCTGACTGGATTATCGAAATTCTCTCTCCTGACCAGTCCCCCATTTTAGTCATCGAAAAAATCCTCATTTGCCTCAAGGAAGGGAGCGAACTCGGCTGGCTCATCGATCCTGCCACTAAATCAATCATGATCTTTCAAAATGGCTCAACCCAGATTTACTTTGCCGAAACCGAACCACAGCAACCATTACCTGTCTTGACAGGGCTAGAAACTTGGCAGATTACCGCCAGAGATATTTTTGCTTGGCTAAAGGTTTAA
- a CDS encoding phage tail protein — MTNASEEPSGSPIEVLTTSKFYVEITLQGSLETIDGYFMECSGLSRSQDVIEIAEVTPQVWGKSSSTKGRVVRTKIPGNVKCDNIILKQGLTISMTMWNWLKAVEDGKWSEQFRDGDITVYDQSDTERARFRFNGAWPVRYKVSDFKADGSEFAIAEVELSVRDFLRIN, encoded by the coding sequence ATGACTAACGCATCTGAGGAACCATCAGGCTCCCCAATTGAAGTATTAACTACTTCTAAATTCTATGTTGAAATCACCTTGCAAGGTAGTCTTGAAACAATTGATGGCTACTTTATGGAATGTAGTGGGTTATCGCGTAGTCAGGATGTCATCGAAATTGCCGAAGTTACGCCGCAAGTATGGGGGAAAAGTTCTTCAACTAAGGGAAGAGTGGTACGCACCAAAATACCAGGAAATGTGAAGTGTGACAATATTATCCTAAAGCAAGGCTTGACTATTTCCATGACGATGTGGAACTGGTTGAAGGCGGTTGAAGATGGTAAGTGGTCAGAACAATTCCGAGATGGTGATATTACTGTTTATGATCAATCTGACACGGAAAGGGCAAGATTTCGGTTTAATGGGGCTTGGCCAGTGCGCTATAAAGTATCGGATTTTAAGGCTGATGGTAGCGAATTTGCGATCGCTGAGGTAGAGTTAAGCGTGAGAGACTTTTTAAGGATTAATTAA
- a CDS encoding phage tail protein — MPELKPIPTSRFYVEFDGLTEKLIKSVTEVTFTGQTQGHEKPLASTKGGKTLWQSTSSGFEENPNVTFEAYLIEGDMDFYNWMKSTMPKSEGGEGKWSGSRKNGSITAYDSEDKEILRWNLTNCWIKTYKVSDFSAESNELAVETYEIVAEEITRVV, encoded by the coding sequence ATGCCTGAACTCAAGCCAATTCCTACTAGTAGATTCTATGTAGAATTTGACGGTCTCACTGAAAAACTGATTAAGAGTGTTACCGAAGTTACCTTTACAGGTCAAACTCAAGGTCATGAAAAACCTCTTGCTTCAACTAAAGGAGGAAAGACATTATGGCAAAGTACTTCGTCTGGCTTTGAAGAAAATCCCAACGTTACCTTTGAGGCATATTTAATTGAAGGAGACATGGACTTCTACAACTGGATGAAATCTACTATGCCTAAAAGCGAAGGTGGAGAAGGGAAGTGGTCTGGTAGTCGTAAAAATGGTTCGATCACTGCTTATGACAGCGAGGACAAAGAGATTCTTCGTTGGAATCTGACAAATTGTTGGATTAAGACTTATAAAGTATCTGACTTTAGTGCTGAAAGCAACGAGCTAGCTGTTGAAACCTATGAAATCGTTGCTGAGGAAATCACGAGAGTTGTCTAG